A window from Actinomycetospora corticicola encodes these proteins:
- a CDS encoding Na+/H+ antiporter → MTVLLVVVGAMSAAVLLAGAGDRLRLPWPVLLLLLGAAAAFVPGIEAPDIDPELILPLFLPPLLFATAQRTSWALFRQRWRAIAFLAVGLVVATVAAVAGTLVALTAVPVAAALALGAAVAPPDPVAVEAVAGPLRVPRRLVATLQSEGLFNDATSLVVFTTAIAAATAGGELGSGTIVLRFVYGAVVAVALGFAAAWLVRRLLDRLTDVVAGNGLTLVLPFAVYLAADALGASGVIAVVVTALQVRQHADADASEARLTATSFWNVVELLVTGVAFALIGLELRAVVEQADRSLGEILAHAAVVCVVVVGVRAAWMTVTWLAYARQAARRGEERAPATAAEAAVLTWAGMRGLATLALALAIPLTLDDGSPFPDRAELVIIACAVLVVTLVGPGLTLPWLVRWLGLREDDGVAAAAERDLALRARRAALDELRTVDREALGVDDEQGEQVLDAVRTRFGRIGRTLAGDDVPRAGATDDDADEDYRERLARLQRRRDQWQRVQTVALAAARREVVAARAEPGVDPEVADRVLRRLDVRTLGAGGL, encoded by the coding sequence GTGACGGTGCTCCTCGTGGTCGTCGGCGCCATGTCCGCCGCCGTGCTCCTGGCGGGGGCGGGCGACCGGTTGCGGCTGCCCTGGCCGGTCCTGCTCCTGCTGCTCGGCGCGGCGGCGGCCTTCGTGCCGGGGATCGAGGCCCCGGACATCGACCCGGAACTGATCCTCCCGCTGTTCCTCCCGCCGCTGCTCTTCGCGACCGCGCAGCGCACCTCGTGGGCGCTGTTCCGCCAGCGCTGGCGGGCGATCGCCTTCCTCGCCGTGGGCCTCGTGGTGGCGACGGTGGCAGCGGTGGCGGGCACGCTGGTCGCCCTCACCGCGGTGCCGGTGGCCGCGGCGCTCGCCCTCGGCGCCGCCGTCGCCCCGCCCGACCCGGTCGCGGTCGAGGCCGTCGCCGGACCGCTGCGGGTGCCGCGCCGCCTCGTCGCGACCCTGCAGAGCGAGGGGCTGTTCAACGACGCCACGTCGCTGGTCGTGTTCACCACCGCGATCGCCGCCGCGACGGCGGGCGGTGAGCTCGGCAGCGGGACGATCGTGCTGCGGTTCGTCTACGGCGCGGTGGTGGCGGTGGCGCTCGGGTTCGCCGCGGCGTGGCTCGTCCGCCGGCTGCTCGACCGGCTCACCGACGTCGTCGCCGGCAACGGGCTCACCCTCGTCCTGCCGTTCGCGGTGTACCTGGCCGCGGACGCGCTCGGCGCATCCGGCGTGATCGCCGTGGTGGTCACGGCGCTGCAGGTGCGCCAGCACGCCGACGCCGACGCCTCCGAGGCCCGCCTGACGGCGACGTCGTTCTGGAACGTCGTCGAGCTGCTCGTGACCGGGGTGGCCTTCGCCCTGATCGGGCTGGAGCTGCGCGCCGTGGTCGAGCAGGCCGACCGCTCGCTCGGGGAGATCCTCGCGCACGCCGCCGTCGTGTGTGTGGTCGTCGTCGGCGTGCGGGCGGCCTGGATGACGGTGACCTGGCTGGCCTACGCGCGGCAGGCCGCACGGCGGGGCGAGGAGCGCGCCCCGGCGACGGCGGCGGAGGCCGCGGTCCTGACGTGGGCGGGGATGCGGGGGCTCGCGACCCTCGCCCTGGCCCTCGCGATCCCGCTGACCCTCGACGACGGGAGCCCGTTCCCCGACCGGGCGGAGCTGGTCATCATCGCCTGCGCCGTGCTCGTGGTGACCCTGGTCGGGCCCGGTCTGACGCTGCCCTGGCTGGTCCGGTGGCTCGGGCTGCGGGAGGACGACGGGGTGGCGGCGGCCGCCGAACGCGACCTCGCCCTGCGTGCCCGCCGGGCGGCGCTCGACGAGCTGCGCACCGTCGACCGCGAGGCGCTCGGGGTCGACGACGAGCAGGGCGAGCAGGTCCTCGACGCCGTGCGCACCCGCTTCGGGCGGATCGGGCGGACCCTCGCGGGCGACGACGTGCCCCGGGCCGGCGCCACGGACGACGACGCCGACGAGGACTACCGCGAGCGCCTGGCCCGGCTCCAGCGGCGGCGCGACCAGTGGCAGCGCGTGCAGACCGTGGCGCTCGCCGCCGCCCGGCGCGAGGTCGTGGCCGCTCGCGCGGAGCCCGGCGTCGACCCGGAGGTCGCCGACCGGGTGCTCCGGCGGTTGGACGTGCGGACCCTCGGTGCCGGAGGCCTGTGA
- a CDS encoding dihydroxyacetone kinase family protein, with amino-acid sequence MKKLINDAGDVVGQALEGVVRSTPGAALVEGTTVLVRTDLPTDRVAVLSGGGSGHEPAHAGYVGPGHLAGAVCGEVFASPSADAVLSGIRAFRDHPGVLLVVMNYTGDRLNFGLAAQLARAEGIACEMVTVADDVALDADDDVTAGRRGLAGTVFVTKVAGAAADAGASLEEVARTARDAAAAVGTMGVALSAATVPTAGEPGFVLEADQIEIGLGIHGEQGVRRESLRPADELVDEVLDTVCDDRGFGAGDRVAVLVNGTGATPPMELSILLRRALEHLAARDVTVERAWAGTFLSSIDMAGFSVAVLGLDDARLELLDAPARSAAWPSGAGVVADGVALVPDAPEEAAAATSSGVAAPEGMRDAVEAVCAAVREAEPHLTELDTATGDGDLGTSLNRGADAITDALDSYRWDDPVAVLQGLAATLRRAIGGTSGPLYATGLLHAAEHLADGGTWATALQAAADGVSDLGGAKAGDRTMLDALLPAASTLASSGSASDALDAARKGAASTETMAPRRGRSSYLGDRVQGHRDAGAEAVTVWLAALAR; translated from the coding sequence GTGAAGAAGCTGATCAACGACGCCGGGGACGTGGTGGGCCAGGCGCTCGAGGGCGTGGTCCGGTCCACCCCGGGCGCGGCCCTCGTCGAGGGCACCACCGTGCTCGTCCGGACGGACCTGCCGACGGATCGGGTCGCGGTGCTCTCCGGTGGCGGCTCGGGCCACGAACCCGCCCACGCCGGCTACGTCGGCCCGGGCCACCTCGCCGGCGCGGTGTGCGGCGAGGTGTTCGCCTCCCCCTCCGCCGACGCCGTGCTCTCCGGCATCCGCGCCTTCCGCGACCACCCGGGGGTGCTGCTCGTCGTCATGAACTACACCGGCGACCGGCTCAACTTCGGGCTCGCCGCCCAGCTCGCCCGGGCCGAGGGGATCGCGTGCGAGATGGTGACGGTCGCGGACGACGTCGCCCTCGACGCCGACGACGACGTCACCGCCGGGCGCCGCGGTCTCGCCGGGACGGTGTTCGTGACGAAGGTGGCGGGCGCGGCCGCCGACGCGGGGGCGTCCCTGGAGGAGGTGGCCCGGACCGCTCGGGACGCCGCGGCGGCGGTGGGCACGATGGGGGTCGCGCTCTCGGCCGCCACCGTCCCGACGGCGGGTGAGCCCGGCTTCGTCCTCGAGGCCGACCAGATCGAGATCGGCCTGGGCATCCACGGCGAGCAGGGGGTGCGGCGCGAGTCGTTGCGCCCGGCCGACGAGCTCGTCGACGAGGTGCTCGACACCGTCTGCGACGACCGCGGCTTCGGCGCGGGCGACCGGGTCGCGGTGCTGGTCAACGGCACGGGGGCGACGCCGCCGATGGAGCTGTCGATCCTGCTGCGCCGGGCGCTCGAGCACCTGGCGGCGCGGGACGTGACCGTGGAGCGGGCCTGGGCCGGCACGTTCCTGTCCTCGATCGACATGGCCGGCTTCTCCGTCGCCGTCCTCGGGCTCGACGACGCGCGCCTGGAGCTGCTCGACGCCCCGGCCCGCTCGGCGGCGTGGCCGTCCGGCGCGGGCGTCGTGGCCGACGGGGTGGCGCTGGTGCCGGACGCCCCCGAGGAGGCGGCGGCGGCCACGTCCTCGGGGGTCGCGGCGCCGGAGGGGATGCGGGACGCGGTCGAGGCCGTGTGCGCGGCGGTCCGCGAGGCCGAGCCGCACCTCACCGAGCTGGACACCGCCACCGGCGACGGCGACCTCGGCACCTCGCTGAACCGCGGGGCGGACGCGATCACCGACGCGCTCGACTCCTACCGCTGGGACGACCCGGTGGCGGTGCTCCAGGGGCTGGCCGCCACCCTGCGGCGGGCGATCGGCGGCACCTCCGGCCCGCTCTACGCGACGGGGCTGCTGCACGCGGCGGAGCACCTGGCCGACGGCGGGACCTGGGCGACGGCGCTGCAGGCGGCCGCCGACGGCGTCTCCGACCTCGGCGGGGCGAAGGCCGGGGACCGCACGATGCTCGACGCCCTGCTGCCCGCGGCGTCCACGCTCGCCTCGTCCGGGTCCGCGTCGGACGCCCTCGACGCCGCCCGGAAGGGTGCGGCGTCGACCGAGACGATGGCGCCCCGGCGTGGTCGCTCGTCCTACCTCGGCGACCGGGTCCAGGGGCACCGCGACGCCGGGGCGGAGGCGGTCACGGTGTGGCTCGCTGCGCTCGCCAGGTGA
- a CDS encoding thermonuclease family protein, with protein sequence MGIQLGPATGAHRAVRPGPSWPRIALGAVALVALGVVVGLLVAPRAPEVTVPAPSTVVTSPVSSAPASSHPTMLGQVVRVDSGDEVVVRVGDSEAVVAVLGISAPRSAGAQRATGECGAAEALRFADRTLSGQTVTLVPDPTVPEVDDAGRRLAYVVLPSQLSYTDAALLAGVVAADTTRRLWYAPVFAREQAEAVADDRGIWGAPCRAEPGQPFPAER encoded by the coding sequence ATGGGGATCCAGCTCGGGCCCGCCACGGGAGCCCACCGTGCGGTGCGCCCCGGACCGTCGTGGCCCCGGATCGCCCTCGGGGCGGTCGCCCTGGTCGCGCTCGGCGTCGTCGTCGGTCTGCTCGTGGCCCCCCGTGCCCCCGAGGTCACCGTCCCCGCGCCGAGCACCGTGGTGACCTCGCCCGTCTCCTCGGCCCCGGCGAGCTCGCACCCGACGATGCTCGGTCAGGTGGTCCGGGTCGACTCCGGCGACGAGGTCGTGGTGCGGGTCGGCGACTCGGAGGCCGTCGTCGCCGTGCTCGGGATCAGCGCGCCCCGGTCGGCCGGCGCCCAGCGGGCGACGGGGGAGTGCGGCGCCGCCGAGGCGCTGCGGTTCGCCGACCGGACCCTGTCCGGGCAGACGGTCACGCTCGTGCCGGACCCGACCGTCCCCGAGGTCGACGACGCCGGCCGCCGCCTCGCCTACGTCGTGCTGCCCTCGCAGCTCAGCTACACCGACGCGGCGCTGCTCGCGGGTGTCGTCGCCGCGGACACCACCCGCAGGCTCTGGTACGCGCCGGTCTTCGCCCGCGAGCAGGCCGAGGCCGTCGCCGACGACCGCGGCATCTGGGGTGCCCCGTGCCGCGCCGAGCCGGGGCAGCCCTTCCCGGCGGAGCGCTGA
- a CDS encoding MSMEG_0570 family nitrogen starvation response protein — translation MPEMHVRLRRPDGTTERVYSPSLVLAEYLEEGTMYPLDDFGRRTRAALTEASERVRAKYGFPCSRAAASLAGVEARLARQTGGGVLVEAIER, via the coding sequence ATGCCCGAGATGCACGTCCGCCTCCGCCGGCCCGACGGCACCACCGAGCGGGTGTACTCGCCGTCGCTGGTGCTCGCCGAGTACCTCGAGGAGGGCACCATGTACCCGCTCGATGACTTCGGGCGCCGGACCCGCGCGGCGTTGACCGAGGCGAGCGAGCGCGTGCGGGCGAAGTACGGCTTCCCGTGCAGCCGCGCGGCCGCCTCCCTGGCCGGCGTCGAGGCGCGCCTGGCCCGGCAGACCGGCGGCGGGGTGCTGGTCGAGGCGATCGAGCGCTAG
- a CDS encoding serine/threonine-protein kinase, which translates to MTTVAVPTLPTRLSARYEPGAVLGRGVGSVVIRAHDTLLGRDAAVKIFRVECDPRADRELTLLARFDHPGLVPVYDVEEHDGRAFVVMALLGGGSLTSRLATTDGGLGLAVALRTAAVVSGALDHLHRAGVTHRGVTPANVLFDGDGRAHLADFGVALVADAPRITDTGLTVGAAPYLAPEQVRGEIAGAPADLYALGLVLIEALTGRRAFPGDPLSAAQARLDHGPALPEGVPGDVTDLLAGMTATDPADRPDAATASGALRRALVEAEPPTAALLTAPGVTPGVRALGPAATTGLGGLTVVGRAPARTAVPRSTGTRGALVLAGLAASAVLAGTVAIASSGPVAEVSADDRPAVVAGGATVGAPDTAGPPAIVVPAAPPAAEESSQESSEAPAEEPSSEPVAQPVRRTTPTAESGRTSRPAPTRTAEPTTPEATEPAPTRVEPDQDQDDEAPDTDRPTRRPGAVGEVLQGVGGLVGGVLGGGR; encoded by the coding sequence ATGACGACGGTGGCCGTTCCGACGTTGCCGACACGCCTGTCCGCCCGCTACGAACCCGGCGCGGTCCTGGGCCGTGGTGTCGGCTCGGTGGTGATCCGCGCGCACGACACCCTGCTCGGGCGCGACGCGGCGGTGAAGATCTTCCGGGTCGAGTGCGACCCGCGGGCCGACCGCGAGCTCACCCTGCTCGCCCGCTTCGACCACCCGGGGCTCGTCCCGGTCTACGACGTCGAGGAGCACGACGGCCGCGCCTTCGTCGTGATGGCCCTGCTCGGCGGGGGGTCGCTGACCTCGCGACTCGCGACGACGGACGGCGGGCTGGGGCTCGCGGTCGCGCTGCGCACCGCGGCCGTCGTCAGCGGCGCCCTCGACCACCTGCACCGGGCCGGTGTCACCCACCGCGGGGTCACTCCCGCCAACGTGCTCTTCGACGGCGACGGACGGGCCCACCTCGCCGACTTCGGCGTCGCCCTCGTCGCCGACGCCCCGCGCATCACCGACACCGGACTGACCGTGGGCGCCGCGCCGTACCTCGCGCCGGAACAGGTCCGCGGGGAGATCGCCGGCGCCCCGGCGGACCTCTACGCCCTCGGCCTGGTGCTGATCGAGGCCCTCACCGGCCGACGCGCCTTCCCGGGCGACCCGCTCTCGGCCGCGCAGGCGCGGCTCGACCACGGTCCGGCCCTGCCCGAGGGCGTACCGGGCGACGTCACCGACCTGCTCGCCGGGATGACCGCGACCGACCCCGCCGACCGGCCCGACGCCGCGACCGCCTCCGGCGCCCTGCGCCGCGCCCTGGTCGAGGCCGAGCCGCCCACGGCCGCCCTGCTCACCGCCCCCGGCGTCACCCCCGGCGTCCGGGCGCTCGGTCCGGCCGCGACGACGGGTCTCGGCGGCCTCACCGTGGTCGGCCGCGCGCCCGCCCGCACCGCGGTGCCCCGCAGCACCGGGACGCGCGGGGCGCTCGTGCTGGCGGGGCTCGCCGCCAGCGCCGTCCTTGCCGGGACCGTCGCGATCGCGTCCTCCGGGCCGGTCGCCGAGGTGTCGGCCGACGACCGGCCGGCCGTGGTCGCCGGGGGCGCCACCGTCGGCGCACCCGACACCGCCGGGCCGCCGGCGATCGTCGTGCCCGCCGCTCCGCCCGCCGCCGAGGAGTCGTCGCAGGAGTCGTCGGAGGCCCCGGCGGAGGAACCGTCGTCGGAACCGGTCGCGCAGCCGGTGCGGCGGACGACGCCCACCGCCGAGAGCGGCCGGACGTCCCGGCCCGCGCCCACGCGGACCGCCGAACCGACCACCCCGGAGGCCACCGAGCCCGCCCCGACCCGGGTGGAGCCGGACCAGGACCAGGACGACGAGGCCCCGGACACCGACCGGCCGACCCGCCGTCCGGGTGCGGTCGGCGAGGTCCTCCAGGGGGTCGGCGGCCTGGTGGGTGGCGTGCTCGGCGGCGGTCGCTAG
- a CDS encoding MerR family transcriptional regulator, translating into MGAEGLDDEDVPALTTGQAADVLGVQPAFLRSLDAGRMLRPQRSAGGHRRWTRRQLTLAARVRALFDEGLTLTAAWKVVSLEDRVGEVERERDVALAELDRTRRELARVRRGSAEAVKARTGTTTRTGSSVHANRVPGLPRVTGTSPSAACPSTTPATTTDITSP; encoded by the coding sequence GTGGGCGCCGAGGGCCTCGACGACGAGGACGTACCCGCCCTGACCACCGGTCAGGCCGCGGACGTCCTCGGGGTGCAACCGGCGTTCCTGCGCAGTCTGGACGCGGGTCGGATGCTCCGTCCGCAGCGATCGGCGGGCGGGCACCGGCGTTGGACACGCCGGCAACTGACCCTCGCCGCCAGGGTGCGCGCGCTCTTCGACGAGGGGCTGACCCTCACCGCGGCCTGGAAGGTCGTCTCCCTGGAGGACCGGGTGGGCGAGGTCGAGCGCGAGCGCGACGTCGCCCTGGCCGAGCTCGACCGCACACGCCGGGAACTGGCCCGTGTGCGCCGGGGGTCGGCCGAGGCAGTGAAGGCCCGCACCGGGACCACCACCCGGACCGGGTCGTCCGTGCACGCGAACCGCGTGCCCGGACTCCCGCGCGTCACGGGGACCTCCCCGTCGGCCGCGTGCCCGTCGACCACCCCTGCGACCACCACGGACATCACCTCGCCATGA
- a CDS encoding FAD-dependent monooxygenase: protein MTTVDEPARTAPVVVPPVIAAPHALVVGAGIAGLAAATSLHRAGWRVTVCERAPARRTGGYFVRLAPEGVEAAERLGVDEALRSRLPADGIITGVDGRGRTTSRVDAAVVEDGVSLALVRGDLEAALWEGLPPEVEVRFSCAPDAVADDGTVTLDGATGRWDLVVAADGVRSAVREMVFGPEAAFRHDFDHVVVSAVLPRLPGTLVEGDYVVLVEPGRTAHLMAMAGHDPVVFFTYRADLAQAAGTEPAARPEEALRAVYGDFDGLMPEILDLVGEAGTTHADTVGQIHLRRWSSGRVVLLGDSAWCPTLYSGHGSALALAGGEALGRHLRVPDDGIGPDVPSALAAWEAERRPGTRSARSAARRARHFFLPGNRVVTVLRATALRVASWPIVSRLLGSGARTRAADLHRADVHRTDTSSSGSTTRPGP from the coding sequence GTGACGACCGTCGACGAACCGGCGCGCACCGCCCCGGTGGTGGTCCCACCGGTGATCGCCGCGCCGCATGCCCTCGTCGTCGGGGCCGGGATCGCCGGTCTGGCCGCCGCCACGTCGTTGCACCGCGCGGGCTGGCGGGTCACCGTCTGCGAGCGCGCTCCGGCCCGCCGCACCGGGGGCTACTTCGTCCGGCTCGCCCCGGAGGGCGTGGAGGCGGCCGAGCGGCTCGGCGTCGACGAGGCCCTGCGCAGCCGCCTCCCGGCCGACGGCATCATCACCGGGGTCGACGGGCGCGGTCGGACGACCTCGCGGGTCGACGCGGCCGTCGTCGAGGACGGCGTGAGCCTGGCGCTGGTGCGCGGGGACCTCGAGGCGGCGCTCTGGGAGGGACTGCCCCCGGAGGTGGAGGTCCGCTTCTCCTGCGCCCCGGACGCCGTCGCCGACGACGGCACGGTCACCCTCGACGGCGCGACCGGGCGGTGGGACCTCGTGGTCGCCGCGGACGGGGTGCGCTCCGCGGTGCGGGAGATGGTGTTCGGCCCCGAGGCGGCCTTCCGGCACGACTTCGACCACGTGGTCGTCTCGGCGGTCCTGCCCCGGCTGCCGGGCACCCTCGTCGAGGGGGACTACGTGGTGCTCGTCGAGCCCGGCCGTACCGCGCACCTCATGGCGATGGCGGGCCACGACCCGGTCGTCTTCTTCACCTACCGCGCCGACCTCGCCCAGGCGGCCGGCACGGAGCCCGCCGCGCGGCCGGAGGAGGCGCTCCGGGCGGTCTACGGGGACTTCGACGGGCTCATGCCGGAAATCCTCGACCTCGTGGGCGAGGCCGGCACCACCCACGCCGACACCGTGGGTCAGATCCACCTCCGGCGCTGGAGCAGCGGACGAGTGGTCCTGTTGGGTGACTCGGCATGGTGCCCGACGCTCTACTCCGGTCACGGCTCGGCGCTCGCGCTCGCCGGCGGCGAGGCCCTCGGCCGCCACCTGCGGGTTCCCGACGACGGGATCGGTCCCGACGTGCCCTCCGCGCTCGCCGCCTGGGAGGCCGAGCGCCGCCCCGGCACCCGCTCCGCCCGCTCCGCGGCCCGCCGGGCGCGGCACTTCTTCCTGCCGGGGAACCGGGTGGTGACCGTGCTGCGCGCGACCGCGCTGCGGGTCGCCTCGTGGCCGATCGTCTCCCGGCTGCTCGGCAGCGGCGCCCGCACGCGCGCCGCGGACCTCCACCGGGCGGACGTTCACCGGACGGACACCTCGTCGTCCGGGTCGACCACCCGTCCGGGTCCGTAG